Proteins encoded in a region of the Benincasa hispida cultivar B227 chromosome 2, ASM972705v1, whole genome shotgun sequence genome:
- the LOC120071179 gene encoding uncharacterized protein LOC120071179 — MKRKTFVTLNTSEGSLKVKRHDVIFTNPQNGNLEQEEGETSCHHITITEESEEGMTEEEVEDAPQGLEDGGRAKRDMNGPHRRGNDDISIPKRDILLQETLRLWVMFFDGATQKSGAGAGIVLISPEKHMLPYSFTLAELCSNVAKYQALIIGLQMALEIGVACIENFGDSKLIINKLLCQYEVKHDDLKPYFTYVRQLMEKLKV, encoded by the exons ATGAAGAGAAAGACCTTCGTTACTCTAAACACAAGTGAAGGCTCGCTCAAAGTAAAAAGGCACGACGTCATTTTCACCAATCCTCAGAATGGAAATTTAGAGCAGGAGGAAGGCGAAACTTCGTGCCATCACATCACCATCACCGAAGAATCCGAAGAAGGTATGACCGAAGAGGAAGTGGAGGACGCTCCACAAGGTCTAGAGGACGGTGGACGAGCTAAAAGAG ATATGAATGGCCCTCATAGACGAGGAAATGACGACATTTCAATCCCTAAAAGGGATATATTACTACAAG AAACCTTAAGGTTGTGGGTCATGTTCTTTGATGGTGCGACACAGAAAAGTGGTGCGGGGGCAGGTATCGTCCTCATTTCGCCAGAAAAGCACATGTTGCCTTATAGCTTCACACTTGCTGAGTTATGCTCGAACGTCGCTAAATACCAAGCCTTGATAATTGGTCTCCAAATGGCCTTAGAGATTGGGGTAGCTTGTATAGAGAACTTCGGTGactcaaagttgataatcaatAAACTCTTATGCCAGTACGAGGTGAAGCATGACGACTTGAAACCGTACTTCACTTACGTTCGCCAGTTGATGGAAAAGTTGAAAGTGTGA